A genome region from Triticum aestivum cultivar Chinese Spring chromosome 2B, IWGSC CS RefSeq v2.1, whole genome shotgun sequence includes the following:
- the LOC123041190 gene encoding serine/threonine-protein kinase RIO1 isoform X2 — MVHVEPDPADEWSESDVSEDISDSEVGDGLDWLDAVEDPDGSARPSAAFSTVGGAAVARRPNAHGGVLSRPFQPLSNRTQRLASHMRATPLEAIDPRTRMVLFKMLNRGDFNNINGCISTGKEANVYHATKIDGQELAIKVYKTSVLVFKDRDRYVQGDYRFRYGYCKHNPRKMVKTWAEKEMRNLKRVRAAKIRCPEPLLQKLHVLAMEFIGKGGWAAPRLKDAALSDDKLRGAYLEVHPYMTSQNSVLS; from the exons ATGGTGCACGTCGAGCCCGACCCTGCGGACGAGTGGTCCGAGTCCGACGTCTCGGAAGATATCTCCGACTCCGAAGTTGGCGATGGCCTGGACTGGCTCGACGCCGTCGAGGACCCTGATGGCTCAGCCCGGCCATCCGCCGCCTTCTCGACAGTCGGAGGCGCGGCCGTGGCGCGGAGGCCGAACGCCCACGGTGGCGTGCTCTCCCGCCCCTTTCAGCCGCTCTCCAACCGCACGCAGAGGCTCGCCTCCCACATGCGGGCCACGCCCTTGGAG GCCATTGACCCAAGAACACGCATGGTTCTGTTCAAGATGTTGAATCGTGGTGATTTCAATAATATAAATGGCTGCATTTCTACAGGAAAGGAG GCAAATGTCTATCATGCAACAAAGATAGATGGCCAGGAGCTAGCAATCAAAGTCTATAAAACCTCTGTCCTGGTCTTTAA GGATAGAGACAGATATGTTCAAGGAGATTATCGTTTTAGATATGGTTACTGCAAGCATAATCCCCGGAAAATGGTTAAGACCTGGGCTGAAAAGGAAATGAGAAATCTTAAACG AGTGAGAGCAGCTAAAATTCGATGCCCAGAACCATTGCTCCAGAAGCTTCATGTATTGGCGATGGAATTCATAG GGAAAGGAGGTTGGGCGGCTCCTCGTCTTAAGGATGCTGctttgtcggacgacaagctgcgtGGAGCTTACTTGGAGGTACATCCATACATGACAAGTCAAAACAGTGTTCTCTCTTAA
- the LOC123041190 gene encoding serine/threonine-protein kinase RIO1 isoform X1, which translates to MVHVEPDPADEWSESDVSEDISDSEVGDGLDWLDAVEDPDGSARPSAAFSTVGGAAVARRPNAHGGVLSRPFQPLSNRTQRLASHMRATPLEEWEGRMNVGMSNSVTTAIRDSIRDTAIGKTRNHEKADRATVEQAIDPRTRMVLFKMLNRGDFNNINGCISTGKEANVYHATKIDGQELAIKVYKTSVLVFKDRDRYVQGDYRFRYGYCKHNPRKMVKTWAEKEMRNLKRVRAAKIRCPEPLLQKLHVLAMEFIGKGGWAAPRLKDAALSDDKLRGAYLEVHPYMTSQNSVLS; encoded by the exons ATGGTGCACGTCGAGCCCGACCCTGCGGACGAGTGGTCCGAGTCCGACGTCTCGGAAGATATCTCCGACTCCGAAGTTGGCGATGGCCTGGACTGGCTCGACGCCGTCGAGGACCCTGATGGCTCAGCCCGGCCATCCGCCGCCTTCTCGACAGTCGGAGGCGCGGCCGTGGCGCGGAGGCCGAACGCCCACGGTGGCGTGCTCTCCCGCCCCTTTCAGCCGCTCTCCAACCGCACGCAGAGGCTCGCCTCCCACATGCGGGCCACGCCCTTGGAG gAGTGGGAAGGTAGAATGAACGTGGGGATGTCAAATTCGGTAACGACTGCAATCAGGGACAGCATAAGGGACACAGCAATTGGCAAAACAAGGAACCATGAGAAGGCCGATCGTGCTACCGTGGAACAG GCCATTGACCCAAGAACACGCATGGTTCTGTTCAAGATGTTGAATCGTGGTGATTTCAATAATATAAATGGCTGCATTTCTACAGGAAAGGAG GCAAATGTCTATCATGCAACAAAGATAGATGGCCAGGAGCTAGCAATCAAAGTCTATAAAACCTCTGTCCTGGTCTTTAA GGATAGAGACAGATATGTTCAAGGAGATTATCGTTTTAGATATGGTTACTGCAAGCATAATCCCCGGAAAATGGTTAAGACCTGGGCTGAAAAGGAAATGAGAAATCTTAAACG AGTGAGAGCAGCTAAAATTCGATGCCCAGAACCATTGCTCCAGAAGCTTCATGTATTGGCGATGGAATTCATAG GGAAAGGAGGTTGGGCGGCTCCTCGTCTTAAGGATGCTGctttgtcggacgacaagctgcgtGGAGCTTACTTGGAGGTACATCCATACATGACAAGTCAAAACAGTGTTCTCTCTTAA